Part of the Janibacter alkaliphilus genome is shown below.
ATGGTGGCGTCGTCCGTGCCGTCCCGGATCGTGATCAGACGCCGAGCCATCGCGCGAGCGACCCGGGCCTCGACCAGGCCGTCCTCGCTCCAGCCCACCAGATCCGCGACCCGGGCGATCCCGACCTCGGCGAGCTTGTCGGTGGTCACCGGCCCGACGCCCCAGAGGTCGGCGACCGGCAGCCGGGGCCGCACCCGGGCCTCGGTGGCCGCGTCGACGACCACGAGCCCGTCCGGCTTGGCCCGGCGGCTGGCGAGCTTGGCGAACAGCTTGGCTCGGGCCACCCCCGCAGAGACCGGCAGCCCGAGCTCGGCCCGGGCCCGGCGGCGCAGGTGCTCGGCCACCCGGCCGGCCTCGTCGATCGAGCCGCCGTCGAGCGCGCTCACGTCGAGGAAGGCCTCCTCCATCGAGCCGGGCTCGACGAGGTCGGTGGCCTCGCGGAAGAGGGCGAAGAGCTGGCCGCTGACCTCCTCGTAGACCTCGCCGCGCAGCTCGGTGACGGCCAGCTGCGGCCAGCGCCGCAGCGCGTGCCGCAGCGGCGTGCCGGCCCGCACCCCCAGCGCCCGCGCCTCATAGCTGGCGCAGGCGACCACCTGCTCGCCGACCACCATCGGCCGCCCGCGCAGGTGCGGGTGGTCGCGCTGCTCCACCGACGCGAAGAAGGCGTCGGCATCGGCGTGGATGATCACCCCGCCAGGCTGGCACCCGGCACCGACAGCACCCCGGTCACCGGGACTCCCCCCGTCGCACGCCGCGCAGCGTCACAGCCGGGCGCGCAGCCACCCCGGTCCCTGGACCTGGGCCGGGGCCACCTGCTCCGCCAGCGCCCGGTCGGCGGTGACCACGACGACCGACGACCCGCCCTGGACGGCCAGCGCGGCCTGCCGGGCGATCTCCGGGTCCCCTTCGCCCGGGGCGTGCACCACCCGGTGCAGCGCACCGGAGGCCGACGGGCCGTAGAGGCCCTCGGGCACCCCGCCCTTCGCCCTCCCCTCGAGCACGAGGACGACGACGTCGGCCGCCAACGGGGCGGCGTAGAGCTGCTCGTGGAGCCGTCGAGCGGCGCCCTCGCGGTCCTTCCACCATCCGTCCGGCCGGGAGCCGACGACGTTGGCTCCGTCGACGACGAGCACGTCCGCGGGCTGGTCCGGCCGGTGGTCGCTCATCCGGGTCACGGTAGCGACGAACCGTGCCCGGTCGTCGGCGGCGGCCCCTAGGGTGGCGGCTGCCCGCGCAGAACCCCAGCGACGCGACCGACCAGACCACCCACGAGACCACCGAGACCGACGAGAAGGAGGCGCGAGCGTGCTGCCGAGCCTCGGCCCGAACCTGCCGCTGGCCGCCGCGAGCAGCGGGGACGGCCCCTCGCTGCCGGTCTACCTGGCGCTCGTGCTCGCGCTGGCCGTGGCCTGCCAGTGGGCCGCCTGGGCGCTGCGGATCCCCTCGCTGCTGCTGCTCCTGATCGTCGGCTTCGGGCTCGGCCAGTGGGTGACCGCCGACGACGTGCTCGGCACCGACGCGCTCTTCTCGGTGACGACGATCGCGGTGGGGATCATCCTCTTCGAGGGCAGCCTGTCGCTGCGGCTGCGCGAGCTGCGCGGGATCTCCGGGCCGGTGGTCCGGCTGTGCTCGAGCGTGGTGGTGCTCGCCTGGGCTCTGCTCACCGCGGCGGGTCTCGTCGTCGGCATCGACTGGCGGCTGGCGCTGCTGCTCGGCGCGATCCTCGCCGTCACCGGGCCGACCGTCATCAACCCCGATCCTGCGGCAGATGCGCCCCACCCGACGGGTGTCCTCGCTGCTGCGCTGGGAGGGCATCGTGGTCGACCCGATCGGGGCCATCCTCGCGGTGCTCGTCTTCCAGGCGATCGTCGCCGGCCGCGAGGGTGACCCGGCGCTGGCCATCGCCGGGACCCTGGGGATCACCCTGCTCGTCGCGCTGGCGCTGTCCGTGCCGGTGGCGCTCGCGCTGGGTTTCGCGGTGCGCCGGCACTGGGTGCCGGACTATCTGCAGGGGGTGCTGTTCCTCGCCGTGGCGGTCGCCACGCTGGTCGCCTCGAACGCCGTCGCCAGCGAGTCCGGGCTGCTCACCGTCACCGTCCTCGGCATCGTGCTGGCCAACCAGCCCGGGCTGGAGCTGCACCACGTCCGCGAGTTCAAGGAGCACCTGCAGGTGCTGCTCGTCGGCGTGCTCTTCGTGCTGCTCGCCGGCCGGGTGAGCCTGGACGCGGCCCTCGACGTCGCCCCGCAGGCGCTCGCCTTCGTCGCGCTGGCGATCCTGCTGGTCCGGCCGGTGAGCATCGGCCTGGACCTGCTCGGGACGTCCGCCACCCGCCAGGAGCGCACCCTGCTGGCCTGCATGGCTCCTCGGGGCATCGTCGCCGCCGCGGTGGTGAGCATCTTCGCCCTCGAGCTCGGTCACGGGGCGGAGGCGGTGCGCGAGGAGGCGGCCACGGCCACCGACCCGGCGGAGGCCGCCGAGCTGACCGACCGCGCCGACGCCCTGGCCGCGCTGGGCACCGAGGCCGAGGGGCTGGTGCCGCTGGTCTTCATCCTCATCGTCGTCACCGTCGCCGTCTACGGGCTCGGCATCGGTCGGCTGGCCGAGCGCCTCGGGCTGGCCAGCACCTCGCCGCAGGAGGTGCTCTTCGCCGGGGCCGACCGCTGGGTCGTCGAGGCGGCCGAGCAGCTGGAGCGGCTGGAGGTGCCGACGATGATCGTGCACGACCGCTACCCCGAGCTCACCCCCGCCCGGATGGCCGGGATCCGCACCGTGACGACGAACATCGTCAGCGAGTTCGCCGTCGAGGATCTCGAGCTCGGCGGGCTGGGCCACTTCGTCGGCGCCACCGCGGTGGACTCGACCAACTCCACCGCCGCCCGGGAGTTCGCCCACATCTTCGGCCGGACCGGCGCCTGGCAGCTGCGCCGGGACGACGACCCGGAGGGCGAAGGGAGCCACCGTCGCCAGCCCGCCGCGCACCTCGTGGCGCGCTACCCCTTCGCCCCGGCGCCGACCCGGGAGGAGATGCTCGCCCGCAGCCGGGAGGGGATGACGGTGCGGCGGACGACGCTGACCCGGGAGTACTCGCTGGAGCGCTTCCGCGAGCTGCACCCTGACGCGGTGCTGCTCTTCACCCACAGCGAGGGGCGGCTGAGCGTCGTCACCGAGGACTCGTCGGTGCCGGGCCCTGCACGGTGCTGATCGCGCTCATGCCGCAGCGCGACGTCGAGCAGCGCGCCGAGCGGCGGGCCCGCCGCGAGAGCGGGCCGCGCAGCACCTGATGCCGGTCGTGCCCGCAGGTTGCCGCACCATCCAGCACCCGCCCCTGCACCACCATCCGCCCCCGCCCCACCACCCGCGCTGACGTATGGCGACACGCGGTAAGCCCCGGCCGATGGACGGCGTGTCTCCATACGTCAGCGTGGTCGTGCTCCGTCAGTCAGTCAGCCCGAAGGCGTCCAGCAGCACCGCCACGTGATGCTCGAAAAGCTGGTGCGGCCGAGAAAAGCGCGTAGGCGTTGATCGGGGCGACCTCGCTGAGCTTGGCGACGACGGTGTTGCCCGCGGCGAGCGCCGGCGCGACCTTGGCGACGATCTGGTGCAGCGGGTAGTTCCACGGGGTGATCGAGGCGACGACGCCGATGGGCTTCTTGATGACCAGCGAGTTGAAGACCTGCCGCTCGAAGGGGTAGCCCAGCGCGATCTCCGCGGTGGCCGACAGCGACATCAGCGGCAGCCCCACCTGGACGACGTTGCTCGTCGCGTAGGGCATGCCCATCTCCTGGGCGACGATGGTGGCGATCTCGTTCTGTCGCCGGCTCAGCTCCTCGGCGGCGAGCTTGAGGTAGCCGACCCGCTCGCTGACGTCGAGGGCGGCCCAGCCGGGGAAGGCGGCCCGGGCGGCCTGCACGGCGAGGTCGACCTCCTCGGCGGTGCCGGCCGGGACGGTGGCCAGGACGGACCCGTCGCTGGCGTTGGTGACCGTGAGGGTCTCGGTGCCGGTGGCCTCACGCCACTGACCGTTGATGAAGTGTGCGGTGCGCGAGCTCATCGGCGCCTCCTCGTCGTTGGGGTGGTGCCCTTGAATCCTTCGTCACCGAGGAGACAGCGACAATGTGCGGCCGCCACGACTTGCCCTGCTCGTCCGGGCAGCCGCACTCCCCTTCGACCTGCACAAACCTAGGACTGTCGCCCCGGCCCGGCTGCGCGCGCGGTCCGGGACGACAGTCCTAGGTTTGTCGCCCTTGCGGGCTCAGCTCGGGTAGCGCTGCGACCGGATCGAGGCGAACTCCCCGAGCAGGCTCGGGTCGTCGAGGGTCTCCGGGTTGGCCACCTTCGTCGCGTCCATGCCCTGGAGGATCCGCTTGACCGGGACCTCGAGCTTCTTGCCGGTCTTGGTGTGCGGCACCCCGCGCACCTGGACGATCTCGTCCGGCACGTGCCGCGGCGAGGCCTTCTCCCGGATCGCGGTGCGCAGCCGGGTGGTCAGCTCCTCGTCGAGCTCACGGTCGTCGGCGAGGACGACGAAGAGCGGCATCCAGTAGGAGCCGTCCTCCTGCTCAGCGCCGATGACCAGGGCCTCGGTGACCTCCGGCATGGTCTCGACGGCGGCGTAGATGTCGGCGCTGCCCATCCGGATGCCGTTGCGGTTGATCGTGCTGTCCGAGCGGCCGTGGATGATCACCGAGCCGCGGTCGGTGATGGTGATCCAGTCGCCCTGGCGCCAGGCCCCGGGGTAGGTGGAGAAGTACGCGTCGCGGTAGCGCTCGTGCCCCTCGTCGCCCCACAGCCCGAGCGGCATCGACGGCATCGGCCGGGTGATGACCATCTCGCCGACGTCCTCGCGGACCGGGCGGCCCTCCTCGTCCCAGGCGTCGAGCGCCACGCCGAGGCAGGGCGCGGAGATCTCGCCGGCCCAGATCGGCAGGGTCGGGGCGCCGCCGACGAAGCCGCTGGCGATGTCGGTGCCGCCGCTGAGCGACCACAGCGGCGCCGGGGTGACCGCCTCCTGGACCCAGCGGTGGCTGTGCGGGGATAGCGGTGAGCCGGTCGAGCCCATCGACTGCAGCGCGGAGAGGTCGTGCTGCTCCCCCGGTCGCAGGCCGGCACCCTCGCTGGCCACGAGGTAGCCCGGCGAGATCCCGAGGAAGGTCACCTTCTCCTCGGCCGCGACCTCCCAGACCCGGTCCGGGGTGTGTCCCTATGGGTTTCGTCAAGCGGCGGTGGCGGGGCGGGGCTGGTAGGGGGTGCCGTCGCGGAGCATGGCGTAGATGACGTCGCAGCGTCGTCTGGCCAGGCAGATCAGCGCGGCGTTGTGCTTCTTGCCTTGGGCTCTTTTGCGGTCGTAGTAGGCGCGTGAGGTCGGGTCGGACAGTGCGGCGAACGCGGCGAGGAACATGGCGCGTTTGAGGTTCTTGTTGCCGGCTCGGGAGGGGTGCTCGCCGCGGATGGAGGAGCCTGATCTGCGGGTGACTGGAGCCAGTCCGGCGTAGGCGGCCAGGTGGCCCGGCGTGGGGAAGCTCGACCCGTCGCCGACCTCGAGGAGGATCCGCGCTCCGGTCCTGACCCCGATGCCGGGCATCGAGGTCAGGACCGCGGCAAGAGGGTGCGCATCGAGCATCCCCTCGACCTGCGTGGCGGCCTGCTCGCGTTGAGCCAGCAGCGAGGTCAGCTGGTCGGCCAGTTGGGGCAGGACCAGCTCGGTGGCCCGGGTGCCGGGCACGGTCACGCTCTGCTCGTCCAGCGCGGACATGATCGCTTCGACGATCGCGTGGTGGCTGCGTGGAGCCCGCGCCCGGACCGCTGCAGCGATCCGGCGTTTGCCTGCTTGACGTAGGCCGGTCGGTCCACCGAAGCGGCGGAGCAGTTCCAGGATCGCCTTGTGGTGCAACTTGCCGCCGATAGCCCGTTCGAGGGCGGGGTGGATCTGGGTGAGCAGCCCGTGGATGCGGTTGGTCACCCGGGTGACCTCGGCGGCCAGGTCGTCGTCGAATCCGACGATGACTTCCAGGTCGGCTAGGGCTTCGTCGCCGGTGTCGACCCGCCGCAGGGCGTGCGGCATCGACCGTGCCGCTTCAGCGATCACGTACGCGTCGCGGGCATCGGTCTTGGCGTTGCCCGGGTGCAGGTCAGCGATCCTGCGCATGGCCAGCCCGGGAAGGTAGGCCACGTCCACGCCCACATCGCGCGCGACCGTGACCGGCAGTGCGCCGATCGAGGCGGGCTGGTCGACCACGACGAGCACGGGCCCGTGCTCGCTCAGCTGCTCGAACAGGCCCCCCAGGGCGTGCTCGTCCTGCGGCAACGGCTTGTCGTGCACCCGTCGCCCGTCAGGGTCGAGAGCGGTGGCGTGGTGCTCGCCCTTGCCCACGTCCAACCCGAGGAACACCGCGTACCCATGATCTGCTGATGGCTCTTCCATGACGGGCCTCCTTGCCCCACGCGGACAGTGATCATGCTGGCCGCGGTCAGGCGTCAGCAGCCGGCAGCCACGTTACGAAGAGACCACCCGTTCGGGGGTCGTGTCCCTATCAGCGGTCAGACCGACGCCACCAGGCCCGGTGACAACACCCCCCGGATCATCGACGAGACAGGGGCGGTCAGTCATGCCGGACCCAGCGACCAACACCCCCATCATCGAGGGCACGAAGAAGGTAACGGGGGCGACCGGGGAGCCGTCGAAGGCGACGACCGCGGCGCCGGTGGCCAGCGCGCACACCTGGATGTTCCACATCACCCAGCTCGGCGAGGTGTACCAGAAGAAACGGTCCTCCCCCGTGATGTCGAACTGCAGCTGCAGCTGCTTGAGCTGCTCCAGCAGCACCCCGCCGTGGCTGTGCACCAGGCCCTTGGGCAGGCCGGTGGTGCCGGAGGAGTAGAGGACCCACAGCGGGTGCTCGAAGGGGACCGCCACCGGTTCGACGTCGCCGGGGCCCTGGGCGACGACGTCGTCCCAGGAGATGACCCCCTCCGGGGTGTCCAGGCCGACGTGGTCGACGAGCACGACGTGCTGGACGGTGGGCAGACCCTCCCGGATCTCGGCCAGCGCGGGGCGGCGGTCGACGACCTTGCCGCCCCAGTGGTGGCCGTCGGCGACGACGAGCACGGTCGGCTCGAGCTGGGCGAAGCGGTCGACGACCGCGCCGGGTGCGTAGTCCTGGCCGACGCCGCT
Proteins encoded:
- a CDS encoding DNA polymerase IV, with product MIIHADADAFFASVEQRDHPHLRGRPMVVGEQVVACASYEARALGVRAGTPLRHALRRWPQLAVTELRGEVYEEVSGQLFALFREATDLVEPGSMEEAFLDVSALDGGSIDEAGRVAEHLRRRARAELGLPVSAGVARAKLFAKLASRRAKPDGLVVVDAATEARVRPRLPVADLWGVGPVTTDKLAEVGIARVADLVGWSEDGLVEARVARAMARRLITIRDGTDDATIRLPGPRRSVSSQRSLGRATRQRSVIERSLRENLDRALQRLADDPREPTRVDVHVRFDDDQSVQVPVPLERPTRDEPALWATAQEALVRSGYEDDGRGVTLVGVGLHLPVA
- a CDS encoding cation:proton antiporter, with translation MLPSLGPNLPLAAASSGDGPSLPVYLALVLALAVACQWAAWALRIPSLLLLLIVGFGLGQWVTADDVLGTDALFSVTTIAVGIILFEGSLSLRLRELRGISGPVVRLCSSVVVLAWALLTAAGLVVGIDWRLALLLGAILAVTGPTVINPDPAADAPHPTGVLAAALGGHRGRPDRGHPRGARLPGDRRRPRG
- a CDS encoding sodium:proton antiporter — its product is MRPTRRVSSLLRWEGIVVDPIGAILAVLVFQAIVAGREGDPALAIAGTLGITLLVALALSVPVALALGFAVRRHWVPDYLQGVLFLAVAVATLVASNAVASESGLLTVTVLGIVLANQPGLELHHVREFKEHLQVLLVGVLFVLLAGRVSLDAALDVAPQALAFVALAILLVRPVSIGLDLLGTSATRQERTLLACMAPRGIVAAAVVSIFALELGHGAEAVREEAATATDPAEAAELTDRADALAALGTEAEGLVPLVFILIVVTVAVYGLGIGRLAERLGLASTSPQEVLFAGADRWVVEAAEQLERLEVPTMIVHDRYPELTPARMAGIRTVTTNIVSEFAVEDLELGGLGHFVGATAVDSTNSTAAREFAHIFGRTGAWQLRRDDDPEGEGSHRRQPAAHLVARYPFAPAPTREEMLARSREGMTVRRTTLTREYSLERFRELHPDAVLLFTHSEGRLSVVTEDSSVPGPARC
- a CDS encoding aldehyde dehydrogenase family protein, which translates into the protein MSSRTAHFINGQWREATGTETLTVTNASDGSVLATVPAGTAEEVDLAVQAARAAFPGWAALDVSERVGYLKLAAEELSRRQNEIATIVAQEMGMPYATSNVVQVGLPLMSLSATAEIALGYPFERQVFNSLVIKKPIGVVASITPWNYPLHQIVAKVAPALAAGNTVVAKLSEVAPINAYALFSAAPAFRASRGGAAGRLRAD
- a CDS encoding AMP-binding enzyme, translated to MVITRPMPSMPLGLWGDEGHERYRDAYFSTYPGAWRQGDWITITDRGSVIIHGRSDSTINRNGIRMGSADIYAAVETMPEVTEALVIGAEQEDGSYWMPLFVVLADDRELDEELTTRLRTAIREKASPRHVPDEIVQVRGVPHTKTGKKLEVPVKRILQGMDATKVANPETLDDPSLLGEFASIRSQRYPS
- a CDS encoding IS110 family transposase, which codes for MEEPSADHGYAVFLGLDVGKGEHHATALDPDGRRVHDKPLPQDEHALGGLFEQLSEHGPVLVVVDQPASIGALPVTVARDVGVDVAYLPGLAMRRIADLHPGNAKTDARDAYVIAEAARSMPHALRRVDTGDEALADLEVIVGFDDDLAAEVTRVTNRIHGLLTQIHPALERAIGGKLHHKAILELLRRFGGPTGLRQAGKRRIAAAVRARAPRSHHAIVEAIMSALDEQSVTVPGTRATELVLPQLADQLTSLLAQREQAATQVEGMLDAHPLAAVLTSMPGIGVRTGARILLEVGDGSSFPTPGHLAAYAGLAPVTRRSGSSIRGEHPSRAGNKNLKRAMFLAAFAALSDPTSRAYYDRKRAQGKKHNAALICLARRRCDVIYAMLRDGTPYQPRPATAA
- a CDS encoding AMP-binding protein, producing the protein MSAQETDAPLWTPPTDPEPEPSLLGFQRGVAERHGIDPTDYHALWQWSVDDLAGFWAEVWDWFRLDEHATPYDTVLDGEQMPGGTRWFPGAELSFASYLLAQGDPDQEAVIGVCESGERTSLTRAELRHQALSFARTLTELGVGAGDRVVGYLPNTPEGVAALLGAASVGAVWSGVGQDYAPGAVVDRFAQLEPTVLVVADGHHWGGKVVDRRPALAEIREGLPTVQHVVLVDHVGLDTPEGVISWDDVVAQGPGDVEPVAVPFEHPLWVLYSSGTTGLPKGLVHSHGGVLLEQLKQLQLQFDITGEDRFFWYTSPSWVMWNIQVCALATGAAVVAFDGSPVAPVTFFVPSMMGVLVAGSGMTDRPCLVDDPGGVVTGPGGVGLTADRDTTPERVVSS